Genomic segment of Candidatus Flexicrinis affinis:
CTCCGCTGATACGCTGTGGGATGCGATGGCGACCGACAAGAAATGGCGCGCAGGCCGTTCGCGCTTCGTGCTCATGCATGGCCCGCAGCATGTTACAGTAGTCGAGGACGTGCCGCGAAGCGCTGTCCTTGAGGCATTGGACAAAGTGAGCTGATGCGATGAGCCGCAAGATCCTGGTCCTTCACGGCCCCAATTTGAACCTGCTCGGTGTGCGCGAACCGTCGGTCTACGGCACGACGACCCTTGCCGACATCGATCGTGTATGCGGGGAGGTGGCAGCGCGTTACGGCGTGTCCGTCGAGTCGAAACAGTCGAACCACGAAGGCGCACTGGTCGATGCGTTGCACGTTGCGCGGACGTGGGCCGCCGGCGTCATCATTAACGCGGGCGCGTATACGCACACCTCCATAGCCCTGCGCGACGCCATCAGCGCGGTACAGCTCCCTACGGTTGAGGTGCATCTTTCGAACGTCCACGCGCGCGAGGCGTTCCGACATCAGTCGATGATCGCGCCGGTGTGCGTCGGGCAGATTGCCGGCTTTGGATGGCGCAGTTATCCCTTAGGTGTACAGGCGCTGCTGGAGTATCTCGAGATTCCGCTGCTGGCGGTGACTGACAGATGAGTGTTCTTTGGTGATAATTGACAATGCGTTGGCGGGTCTGGTCGGACAAGTGGACCGTTGGCGCAGTGATATTGCACAGCTAATCTCGTTACGATAATCGAGCCAGTCAGGGCATATTGGTGATGTTTGACAAGTCCACGATCCTCAGCACCGTCGAAAGCCAAAGTGTCGATTTCATCGACTTGTGGTTTACCGACATTACCGGTGAAGTAAAGAGCGTGACCGTGCCGGCGTCGCGCTTGCCGCGTGTCCTGGATCAGGGCGCGCACTTCGACGGTTCGGCGTTGGACGGCTTTGCGCGTGTAGCCGAGAGCGACATGCTGCTGGTGCCCGACCTGCGCACGTTTCGGGTGTTGCCGTGGAGCAGCGGCGGGACGACGGTCGCGCGGCTGATCTGCAGCGTACACACCTTGAGCGGCGACCCGTTCGTCGGCGACCCGCGCACGGTACTGCAGTCTGTGACAGCGGAAGCGCGCGACATGGGCTTCACGTTCGAGACAGGGATGGAGCTCGAGTTCTACCTGTTTAAGACGGACGGCGAAGGCCGCCCGCTGCTGGCCGCCACGACCGATGAGGCCAGTTATTTTGATATGTCGGGCGAGGCGTCACAGGCGATCCGCCGCGCGATGATCCGCGTGCTTGCGCAAATGGAAATCGGCGTGACGTCCGCTCACAGCGAAATTGGCAGCGGGCAGCACGAGATCGACCTGATGCACGACGAGGCGCTCGTCTCGGCCGACAATCTACTAACGGCGCGGGTCGTGTTGAAGCATGTCGCCGCGGAACACGGTCTCCACTGCACGTTTATGCCCCGTCCGCGCGGAGACATGCCCGGGTCTGGCATGCACACGCATCAGAGTCTGCACGCCGTGGATGGCGGCGCCAACGCGTTCGCAGACCCGGGCGACCAATACGGGTTGTCGTCCATTGCAAAGCAGTTCCTTGCCGGTCAGCTGCTGCATGCCAAGGCGATGTGCGCGGTGCTGGCGCCGCTCGTCAACAGTTACAAACGGTTGGGCACGAGCATTGAGGCGCCGGTGCACATCACTTGGGCACACATCAACCGCGGCGCACTGATCCGTGTCCCGGCGACCAGCGCCCGCCTCGAACTGCGCTGCCCCGATCCGAGCGCGAACCCATATCTGGCATCGGCTGTGATGCTTGCCAGCGGCCTTGACGGTCTCCGTCAGCACGCCGTCCTTCCCGCCCCCCTTGAAGAATCGATGGTCAATGTCGCGGCCAAACGCCGTCAGATGCCGAACATCCTGCCGCGCTCGCTCGGTGAAGCGCTCGACGAGTTGGAGCAGGACGACATTGTTCTCGGCGCGCTGGGGCCGTATGTCGGGGATCGCTACCTCGAAGCCAAGCGGCAGGAGTACCGCGAGTACAAGCGACAGGTAACGCGTTGGGAAGTCGAGCGATATATTACCCGGTATTAGGCAGCGTCAAGCAACCAGTGGATAGTGCTGCGCCGTCCGTCGTACATTCCCATGCGAGTAATGAGGGTTAGCGGTTTCTCATCACTCAGCACGTCACTCTAGTTACTGATTGCGACCCTGTGGATTTCGCGCAGAGCTGTGTCGCCTTCGGCTTGACGCACGACCAGCGATAAGCTGCACCCCCCGGCGCCGAACGATGCAGCGAGGATCGGGATGTCACCCAGCGCTGCGAACAGCTTCGCCGTCAATCGGGGTGCACTGTTGATACCGTCGCCGATGGCGGTCACGATGCTGACCTGTTCGACATGCCAGCGCATGGATTGGCCGGTCGCGTTGAGCTCGTGTGAGAGCGAATCTACTAGTGCGCTTACCGCATCCGGGCCGGCGCTGGGCGGAACGACGCATGTGATGAACGTGCGCTGCGCCGATTGGGTCGCGATCATCACGTCGGATGGTGTGCCGATCTCGCGCTGCATGTGCTGGTCGATCAGCTTTGCAATCTCGCCGTAGGGGCCGGAACGGTCAATCGCGAGGGACACGCCCGCAATCTGCGTGACGGACTTGATTCGATTGTCGGACGCAGCCTTGGCATGCACCACGGTGCCGGGAAGCTGGGGCTTGTACACGTTTTTCACACGAAGCGGAATCTGGTTCTGGCGCAGGGGCGCGACCATGCGGGCATGCAGGATGCGGGCACCGAAATACGCGAGCTCCGCCATTTCGGCATAGCTCAATTCGCGTATCACGCGCGCGTCGTTTACTTCGTGCGGATCGGCAGACATGATGCCATCGACATCCGACCACACCCACACCTCGGTGGCCTTCGTGCCTACGGCGATGATCGACGCGGTGTAGTCGCTGCCGCCTCGGCCCAACGTCGTCGGCTTGCGGTTGGGCGTCGCGCCGATGAACCCGGTTAGCACCGGCAGGATGCCGCGCTCGAGCATCGGGCGTAGGTCGCGGTCAATGCGTTCCTGCGTCAAAGCGAGGTTTGGGGTGGCCGCCCCGAAATTGGCGTCCGTGATGATGATGTCGGCGGCGTCGATGGCGACCGCGCGCAGGCCATGCTGGCGCAGCAGCACCGCGACGATCAAGGCGGCAAGGCGCTCGCCCATGCTCACCGCCGCATCGAGGTTCTCGGCAGAAAGCGCGTCGCGGTTTTTCTGGGTGATGCGCTGAAACGCACTCAGCAAGTCGAACAACAGCTTATCGAGGTCGGCTTGCAGCGCAGCCAATTCGGCCTTGCCGAGCGCCAACCCCTCAGCAAGCGCGAGATGCCGCGCGCGCAGATTCGCCGCGATTCGACGGTATCCGCGCTCGTTCCCAAACTGCGCCAGATGCGCCGCATCAATCAGCGCGTCAGTCACGCCGTCCAGCGCGCTGACGATCAACACGACATGATCCCACTGTGCTGCCTCGTGCAGCACGATTCCGAGCATTTGGGACAGCGCCGTTGTCGTGCCGACGCTTGCCCCACCGAATTTCATGACCAAAGTCGTCATCGAGTTCGCTTTGCCGCGCCTGGCCGCGTGGCCGCCTCCCGTTGTTCCAGGATGGGATTAGACGCTATAATCGCCACTGGCCCACCGGCCATCATCGTGACACAGACCAGCGATGCGGCACCGTACACCGCGCCGCGTGTGCGCTGGATTATACGGGTGAGACTTTCTCTATGGCAAATGCGAATGCTCCCGCCGCCGTTGCGGAACGTGCCGCAGGCGTGCGCTTCACAAAGGTTGGCAAGCTCTACTACTTCGACTACTCCGAGTATCCCGATCTTCAGCCGGGCGACTTCGTGATTGTCGAAACCGTGCGTGGTCGTCAAATGGGACAGGTGATGGGATTCACCGTGCCTGACGCCGGCCGCGATCTCAAGCCGATCCTGCGCCCCGCTACGCCGCGCGACCTCGTGCTGCGGCAGGAGTGGGAATCGCGGCAGGACGAGGCGCTGCAAGCGTGTGTCGAGCGCGCCAAGGAAATCGGCGGACTGCGCGACGTGCGTTTTCATGCCGCGCAGTACAACTATGACGGCAGCCTGCTGACGTTCCTGTTCAGCGCGGAGGATCGCGTGAACACGCAGCGGCTCTCCAACGACCTCAAGCGCCAGTTCGACACGGCGATCGAATTTCGGCAGATCGGCCCGCGCGATGTCGCCAAGCTGCTGGGCGGTTTTGGCGCCTGCGGCGAGCTGCGCTGCTGCTCAACGTTCCTGACCGACTTCAGCCCGATCAGCATCAAGATGGCGAAGATGCAGGGGATCTCGCTCAACCCCGAAGAGATCACGGGCATGTGCGGTCGTCTGCGCTGCTGCCTCGTGTATGAATACGAGCAGTATGTCGAGGCGCGCAAGCACCTGCCTAAGAAGGGCAAACGCATAGGAACGCCGCTGGGCGTGGGCAAGGTGATCGACCTTCAGCCGTTGGCCGACTTGGTGACGGTGTACATCGAAGAACAGGGTGTCAAGACGTTCACGCGCGAGGACCTGATCCCGCTGGACGAACTCGAAGCGCTGCAGCGCAAGGCGCAAGAGCCGTGCACCAAGCACGGCGAGGGCGAAGCGTGCGATTGCGGCCAGAAGCCGGGCGAGCGCAATCAGGACAAGCAGGGCAAGAAGAGGTCGGGCAAACGCAATGACCGACGCGACAGTTAAGCGCGTTCTTGGTGTTTTCGCTCACCCGGATGACTCCGGTTTCTTCTGCGGCGCATCGTTGGCGCGCTGGGCGGCCCTCGGCGCGCATGTTGTGATCGTCGTCGCCACCAGCGGTGGCAAGGGCAGCGCCGATCCGACGATGACCAGCGACAAACTGACGGCGATCCGTGAGGAAGAAGAGCGTAAAGCCGTGGCCGAACTCGGCGCGGCGGAAGTCGTGTTCCTTCGCCATACGGACGGCGAGCTCGAACCGAATCTGAAGCTGCGCCGCGAGATCACGCGGCAGATCCGGCGGGTCAAGCCCGACCTTGTGGTGTCGCTTGATCCGACGGTGTTTTGGTGGGGTACGGGCGGCATCAATCACCCCGATCACCGGGCGATTGGCGAGGCGACGCTTGCCGCAGTGTTCCCGACCGCGCGCGACCGTCTAAACTTCCCCGAACTTGAGGTTGACGAAGGACTGGACGTACACAAGACGCCGCTTGTTTACATCTCAGGTACGGCCGAGCCGAACGTGATCGTCGACGTTACCGAGTATGTGCGTGTGAAGTTGGCCGCATTGAAGCACCACGTCAGCCAGATTGCCGATTACGATGCGATGGTCGAGCGTATCACTAATCGTATGCTCGATCCGAGCGCCCCGCCGGATCAACCGCGCTATATCGAGCGCTTCCGCGTGATCACGATAGGATAATCATCATGAGCAAGATCGACTTTGTACCCGAAGCCGAGGCCCTGCGCGAGGAGATGATCGCCGTACGGCGTGACTTGCACATGCATCCCGAAACGGCCTTCGAGGAGGTTCGCACGGCAGGGATTGTCGCGGAGACGCTGTCGTCGCTCGGGCTGGAGGTCCAAACCGGGGTCGGCAAGACCGGCGTCGTGGCGATGCTTGACGGCTCGGACGATGGGCCTACGGTGCTTGTCCGTGCCGACATGGATGCACTCCCGATCGTGGAGGCGAACAAGGTCGCTTACGTCTCACAATCGGCGGGCAAAATGCACGCCTGCGGCCACGACGCGCACACGGCAATCGGTCTCGCTGTCGCGAAGATGCTCACCAAGCACAAAGACCGGATCCACGGGCGGGTCAAGTTCGTTTTTCAGCCCGCGGAAGAGATTGCAAGCGGGGCGCAGGCCATGATCAAGGACGGGGCGCTGGCCAACCCTCGGCCTGACGTCAGCCTTGGTCTGCACGTTTGGAATTCGCTCCCGGTCGGCAAGCTCGGCGTAGCCGACGGGCCGACGATGGCAGGCTCTTCCCTGTGGACGGCGACAATAACGGGCAAGGGATCGCACGGCGCTGCCCCGCATCTGGGTATCGATCCGGTGGTGTGCGCTGCGCACATTATCACCGCCCTGCAGTCGATCGTCGCGCGCAACGTCGATCCGATGGACACGGCTGTTGTCAGCGCGACTCAGGTCCACGCCGGCGACACGCACAACGTCATTCCGCAGACCGCCACGCTGACCGGCACGATGCGCGCCTTCAAGACCGAGGTTCGCGATCTGGTGACGAAGCGGATGGACCAGATTATTCACGGGGTTGCGGCTTCACTGGGCTGCGAGGCGGAATTCCATATCGAGCACCGAACTGGACCGGTCGTCAACCATGCCGATGTCGGCAGCCGCTTGCGTCCACTCTTCAGCAACATCGTAGGTGCGGAGAATCTCGACCTTACTACGCGGACCATGGGGGGCGAGGATATGTCGTTCTTCATGACTGAGGTGCCGGGCATGTTCTTCTTCGTGGGGTCCGCCAACGAGGCACGTGGCCTGAACTACGGTCACCATCACCCGCAGTTCGACATTGACGAAGACGCGCTGCCGCTTGGGGCGGCGTTGCTGGCGACAGCGGTCGCGGAGTATGTGATACCGGAATGACCGACTCTGTGGCACTCGAGTGGATCAGCGGCGACGGGTGGCTTGTATTGGCCGAACCCGACGATGACCCGTCGGGCGCGCTTCGGGCCAGTGCGTTGCATAAGCTTGGCGCCGACCGCGGGTTTGCGTTCCTCGGCCTCAGCGAATCGACCGGGGATGCCGAGATGGCCGATATGGAGGACCTTGGCGCGCCGACTGCGTACTTGATCAACGTAATGACCGAGGACGACGACACCATCGTGCGCAATTTGCGGGATGTCGGGCTCATCATGATTGATCCATCGGCCGACCCGCGCCGCATGCTCGACGCGCTCATCGGCACCACGTCGCTCGCAATGCGCGACGCTTACCTTCGCGGTGCGGTCGTCTACGCGGAAGGCCCATGTGCGTCATTATTCGGCGCATGCTGGCGATCGTCCGGTGGCGCGCTGCACGAAGGCTTAGGCTGGATTAGTGACGCCCAACTCGTGTTTGGTGTCGCCGATCAGGCGGAACTGCGCGCCACTGTCCGTCCAACGTTCGATACGCGCCCGCATACCGTCGCACTTGGAGTTCCGAGTGGATCGGCGCTCGCGCTCGGTCCCTCAGGCCAGATCGAGGTGTGGGGGCCGAACCCCATTTCCGTAACGCTCGGGCCGGGGATGATCCAGAACCCCACCAAGCCCTCCAACTAACGTCAGCCTGCATTTCGAGTTTACGCCGGGGAGACTGGCATGCCTGTCACGATTATTCTGGGCGCCCAATGGGGCGATGAAGGGAAAGGCCGTGCTGTTGACTACATCAGCGCGCAGGCCGATGTAACCGCACGCGCGACGGGCGGCGACAACGCCGGTCACACGCTCAATGTCGGCGAACGCCTTCTGAAGCTGCACCTCGTGCCGTCAGGAATCCTGCACCCGCATGTCGCGTGTGTATTGGGCAACGGCATGGTGATCAACCCGGTCAATCTGGTCAAAGAAATCGACGAACTGCGCGAATTTGGTCTGGACGTGTCGCCGGAACGGCTCAAGGTCAGTACGCGGGCGCACCTGATCACGGCGGCACATCTTGCGCTGGATCGGGCCAGCGAGCGTGAGCGCGGCGACGGCAAGATTGGAACGACCCTACGCGGGATCGGCCCAGCCTACAGCGACAAGGTCGACCGGCGGGGGATACGCGCTGGCGAAATGATCGACGTCGAAGCGTTTGCGCAGCAGCTCGAAGATGCCCTGTCACGTACCAACGCCGATCTTGCCCGGCGTGGTGCCGACCTGATCGACGTCAGTGGGGCCGTCGAGCGGTATGTCGAGGCCGCATCTCGCCTGCGCCCGTATTTGACCGACACGTCGACGCTCATCGACGACGCGCTGCGGGCCGGAAAGCGTGTTGTGGTCGAGGGTGCCCAAGGCACGCTGCTTGACGTGGATTTCGGCTCTTATCCGTTCGTCACCAGCTCCTCGCCCACGGTCGGCGGTGCGCTGACCGGCCTCGGCTTCGGCCCGACTCACGTCGATCGCGTCGTCGGTGTGGCAAAGGCGTTCTCGACGCGGGTTGGGAGCGGCCCCATGCCGACCGAACTCGACGGCCCGCTGTCCGACCGGCTGCGTGGGACCGGCGCCAACTTCTGGGACGAGTACGGGACGACCACCGGGCGCCCCCGCCGCGTGGGATGGCTCGATGGCGTGATCTTACGCTATGCGTGTGTCATCAATGGCTTTACCGAACTGGTGCTGACCAAGCTGGACATTCTCAGTGGATTGGAGTCACTCAAGATTTGCACCGCCTATGAAATCGACGGGGAGCGTACGACCGAGGTCCCCGCTTCGATCGAAGAGCTGGCGCGTGCGATTCCGGTCTACGAGACGTTTCCCGGCTGGGCAGAGGACGTAAGCGGCATGCGCCGCATGAGTGATATGCCCGCCAACGCCCGGCGCTACCTCGATGCGATTGCCGAGCTGTGCCGAACCCCGATCGACGTGGTCAGCGTCGGGCCGGAGCGCGCGCAGCTTGTCCATTCGTAGGGCGTACCGTGTTCAACTACCCCGGCGCTTTCGATCCATTCGCTTCCCGGCTGTATCCGCCGCAAACTGTCGTGTCGCTGGTACCCAGCGTCACCGAGTCGCTGTATGAGTTGGGCTTAGGGTCACGTGTGTTGGGTGTCACCGACTACTGTACGCGCCCGGCCGAACAGGTCCGGTACCAGACGCGGCTAGGAGGGACGAAGAACCCCGATATCGCCAAGATCGTGGCGACCGCTCCAGAGCTTGTGATCGTGAACGTCGAGGAGAACCGCCGCGAAGACGTCGATGCAATGCTGGCAGCAGGCCTGAACGTGTGGGTTACTCATCCGCGGACGGTTCGCGATGCGATCAACCTGCTGTGGACGATCATGTCGGTGTTCGAGGTGCCTGAGCGCTCGGAGCGCGTGCGTCACCTCGAGCGCATGTACGACTGGGTGTCGAGCGCGACGCGCGCCAAAGAGCAGGACGGCAAACTTCCAACCGTGTTTGTGCCGATCTGGCTCGACCCGTTGATGACGTTTAACGGCGACACGTACATTCATGACGTCCTCCATGTGTGCGGCGCGCTGTCGGTGTTTGTCGACCGCGAACGGCGGTATCCGCTGGCCGCCGATACCGGGGAAGGCGAAGCCTATGCGCCCGATGATCCGCGAGCTGCGGGGCGCGATGTGCGCTATCCGCGAATTCGGCTTGACGAGGTCGAGGCGGCACAGCCAGATATCGTCTTGCTGCCTGACGAACCATTCCAGTTTGACGAACAGCATCGAAGTATGTTCGAATCGTTAGATACTCCCGCTGCGCGGTTCGGGCGAATACATCTGGTGGATGGTTCCCTGTTGACGTGGCATGGGACTCGTCTGGCCGCTGCCCTGCAAGAGCTGCCGATATTGCTTGAGGTACCTGATGTCGACTCCCCCCGATGATCCGCGCAGCCACGGGCGCACGCCACCGACTCAAGAGACCCTGCTGGCGGCGCTTCACGAGATACGCTCAGCAGCCAACGCCGGCCTTTTGCACGTGAGCCAGATTGCCTCGGCCGGCGAGCTGGGCCGGCAGCAGAACGACCATCAGCGCGCCGCACTCCACGCCGTTCAGTCGATCCTGCGCGTCATTGAACACACGATCGGCCTGCCGTCGCATCGACCTGCAGCACGGGCAGCAAACGAACACTGGAATGCGCTGGAGCACTCCGACCCGCTCGACGATCGCTTCCAAGACGCGCCGGTCATGCTGGACGACCGGCAGGGCCGCGACGACCAGATGATCTCCTGAGACCCTAACGCACGGCGCACGTGTGCGCTACAATACGCGTGAGAAACCCCTGAGCAGAAGCTGACGCTGCTTGCGTTGGCTTGTGACGATTTGTACAATGGCAGCATGACTGTGGGAGGTCCCTGTGAAGCGGTTGGCCCTGCTCATCCTGATCTTGGCAATTCTCGGTGCAGGCGGCACGCTGACGGCGCTGACAGGCACGGACTGGTCGGCGACAGCGCTGCCGGGCGCCAAAGTACAATGTGCCGACCCGTCGTGTTCGGTGTTTCTCGCCGAGCCTTGGCAGGCGGGCCAGTTCATCCTGTTGGTGGGGTTCATCCTGTTCAATATGATCGGCATCGGCGCAACGCTTGCGATTGTGCTGTGGTTCCTCAACAAGCAGGTTGCCACCGTTCGGGCGCAGCCTTCCGCCAGCGCAGATCAAACGGCTTCGATCGAGAAGGCGTAGGATCTCAGCCTCGGTATTCGCACGAGGAGTAACATCGAATCCATGGCGACACAAAGTCCATCGCAGCGACCACGCCTGTTTATCAGGCTCGCGCTGACGACTGCACTGCTGACGATCGGACTGATCCTCTTTGGCGCCGTAGTCCGTGTGACGGACAGCGGCTTGGGCTGTAATCGTGACTGGCCGTTGTGCGGCGGCACGATTTTCCCGCCGCTGGACAACCTGACGGCGTGGATCGAATGGCTGCACCGGCTGTTCGCCATTCTGATCGGCTTGTTGGGCGTCGGTATGCTGGTGACGGCCGTGCGAGCTTTCCGTCAGCGGAACCGCGCCGTACTGTATGGGACAGTGGTAGCGGCAGTGCTGTTTCTGTTCCAGAGCATTCTCGGCGCGTTGGTGGTCAAGCTCGACCTGCCACCCACGATGGTGACAGTTCATCTAGGCACGGCGATGCTGCTGCTCGCGGCACTGCTGTTTGCGTATGTCGGGGCGGTGTACCGCCCGTCGGCATCCTACAGCCGCGATCACGTGAGTTGGCTGATGTTTGCGACGGCGGGTGTGTCCCTGCTGATCATCCTTACCGGCGCGCTGGTGCGCGGCGGTGGAGCGACGTTGGCGTGTATCGACTGGCCGCTGTGCAACGGCGAGGCGTTTCCGTTTGAGCAAGGCCCACTGCAAGTCGTGCACATGACCCATCGCTACGCGGTGCTGGCCTTGGGCGTGCTGTTGGGGCTGCTGGTGTGGTACGTTTATCGCTCTGGCCGTCCGTCGCTCTCGCGGTGGCTGGCGGTCGCTGCGCTCGTCTTCTACGGATTGCAGGCTGCGGTCGGGGCGCTGTTTGTCCTAATGGCAGCGGCCCCGCTGTGGGGAACCCTGCATGTGGGTTTGGCGGCTTTGACATGGGCCGCGCTTGTTCTCGTCTCGATTATCGAGACTGTCAACACGGGCTGGGTGAAGCTCGATAATCGTGAGGTGGAATGGCATCAACTGTCCGGGAGCAAGCTCCCCAGCTAGGTGACACACTCCGCAGCTATCTGGCGCTGGCGAAGCTCCGGATCGTGCTGCTGCTGGTGTTTACAACGGTTACGGCGATGTTCATCGCGGCCGATGGCGCGCCGCGAGCCGACATCCTGATCTTGACGACGCTCGGCGGGGCGCTTGCGGCAGGCGGGGCCAGCGCGGTCAACCAGTTCTGGGACCGAGATATGGACGCGAAGATGTCGCGCACCGCTCGTCGCCCAATTCCGGCCGGGCGCGTGTCCCCGACCAATGCCCTGATCTACGGTATTGCGCTCATCGCGTGGGCGACGTTTATCCTCTCGATGGTGAACTGGCTCACGGCGCTGTTGGCGCTGGGCGGGGCGTTCTACTACATCGTGATCTACACGATGATTCTGAAACGCAACACGGTCGTCAACATCCTGATCGGCGGTGGAGCAGGGGCGATGCCCGT
This window contains:
- a CDS encoding adenylosuccinate synthase, which encodes MPVTIILGAQWGDEGKGRAVDYISAQADVTARATGGDNAGHTLNVGERLLKLHLVPSGILHPHVACVLGNGMVINPVNLVKEIDELREFGLDVSPERLKVSTRAHLITAAHLALDRASERERGDGKIGTTLRGIGPAYSDKVDRRGIRAGEMIDVEAFAQQLEDALSRTNADLARRGADLIDVSGAVERYVEAASRLRPYLTDTSTLIDDALRAGKRVVVEGAQGTLLDVDFGSYPFVTSSSPTVGGALTGLGFGPTHVDRVVGVAKAFSTRVGSGPMPTELDGPLSDRLRGTGANFWDEYGTTTGRPRRVGWLDGVILRYACVINGFTELVLTKLDILSGLESLKICTAYEIDGERTTEVPASIEELARAIPVYETFPGWAEDVSGMRRMSDMPANARRYLDAIAELCRTPIDVVSVGPERAQLVHS
- a CDS encoding amidohydrolase, with translation MSKIDFVPEAEALREEMIAVRRDLHMHPETAFEEVRTAGIVAETLSSLGLEVQTGVGKTGVVAMLDGSDDGPTVLVRADMDALPIVEANKVAYVSQSAGKMHACGHDAHTAIGLAVAKMLTKHKDRIHGRVKFVFQPAEEIASGAQAMIKDGALANPRPDVSLGLHVWNSLPVGKLGVADGPTMAGSSLWTATITGKGSHGAAPHLGIDPVVCAAHIITALQSIVARNVDPMDTAVVSATQVHAGDTHNVIPQTATLTGTMRAFKTEVRDLVTKRMDQIIHGVAASLGCEAEFHIEHRTGPVVNHADVGSRLRPLFSNIVGAENLDLTTRTMGGEDMSFFMTEVPGMFFFVGSANEARGLNYGHHHPQFDIDEDALPLGAALLATAVAEYVIPE
- a CDS encoding heme A synthase codes for the protein MATQSPSQRPRLFIRLALTTALLTIGLILFGAVVRVTDSGLGCNRDWPLCGGTIFPPLDNLTAWIEWLHRLFAILIGLLGVGMLVTAVRAFRQRNRAVLYGTVVAAVLFLFQSILGALVVKLDLPPTMVTVHLGTAMLLLAALLFAYVGAVYRPSASYSRDHVSWLMFATAGVSLLIILTGALVRGGGATLACIDWPLCNGEAFPFEQGPLQVVHMTHRYAVLALGVLLGLLVWYVYRSGRPSLSRWLAVAALVFYGLQAAVGALFVLMAAAPLWGTLHVGLAALTWAALVLVSIIETVNTGWVKLDNREVEWHQLSGSKLPS
- a CDS encoding ABC transporter substrate-binding protein: MFNYPGAFDPFASRLYPPQTVVSLVPSVTESLYELGLGSRVLGVTDYCTRPAEQVRYQTRLGGTKNPDIAKIVATAPELVIVNVEENRREDVDAMLAAGLNVWVTHPRTVRDAINLLWTIMSVFEVPERSERVRHLERMYDWVSSATRAKEQDGKLPTVFVPIWLDPLMTFNGDTYIHDVLHVCGALSVFVDRERRYPLAADTGEGEAYAPDDPRAAGRDVRYPRIRLDEVEAAQPDIVLLPDEPFQFDEQHRSMFESLDTPAARFGRIHLVDGSLLTWHGTRLAAALQELPILLEVPDVDSPR
- the aroQ gene encoding type II 3-dehydroquinate dehydratase, with the protein product MSRKILVLHGPNLNLLGVREPSVYGTTTLADIDRVCGEVAARYGVSVESKQSNHEGALVDALHVARTWAAGVIINAGAYTHTSIALRDAISAVQLPTVEVHLSNVHAREAFRHQSMIAPVCVGQIAGFGWRSYPLGVQALLEYLEIPLLAVTDR
- a CDS encoding stage 0 sporulation protein encodes the protein MANANAPAAVAERAAGVRFTKVGKLYYFDYSEYPDLQPGDFVIVETVRGRQMGQVMGFTVPDAGRDLKPILRPATPRDLVLRQEWESRQDEALQACVERAKEIGGLRDVRFHAAQYNYDGSLLTFLFSAEDRVNTQRLSNDLKRQFDTAIEFRQIGPRDVAKLLGGFGACGELRCCSTFLTDFSPISIKMAKMQGISLNPEEITGMCGRLRCCLVYEYEQYVEARKHLPKKGKRIGTPLGVGKVIDLQPLADLVTVYIEEQGVKTFTREDLIPLDELEALQRKAQEPCTKHGEGEACDCGQKPGERNQDKQGKKRSGKRNDRRDS
- a CDS encoding aspartate kinase produces the protein MTTLVMKFGGASVGTTTALSQMLGIVLHEAAQWDHVVLIVSALDGVTDALIDAAHLAQFGNERGYRRIAANLRARHLALAEGLALGKAELAALQADLDKLLFDLLSAFQRITQKNRDALSAENLDAAVSMGERLAALIVAVLLRQHGLRAVAIDAADIIITDANFGAATPNLALTQERIDRDLRPMLERGILPVLTGFIGATPNRKPTTLGRGGSDYTASIIAVGTKATEVWVWSDVDGIMSADPHEVNDARVIRELSYAEMAELAYFGARILHARMVAPLRQNQIPLRVKNVYKPQLPGTVVHAKAASDNRIKSVTQIAGVSLAIDRSGPYGEIAKLIDQHMQREIGTPSDVMIATQSAQRTFITCVVPPSAGPDAVSALVDSLSHELNATGQSMRWHVEQVSIVTAIGDGINSAPRLTAKLFAALGDIPILAASFGAGGCSLSLVVRQAEGDTALREIHRVAISN
- a CDS encoding protoheme IX farnesyltransferase encodes the protein MASTVREQAPQLGDTLRSYLALAKLRIVLLLVFTTVTAMFIAADGAPRADILILTTLGGALAAGGASAVNQFWDRDMDAKMSRTARRPIPAGRVSPTNALIYGIALIAWATFILSMVNWLTALLALGGAFYYIVIYTMILKRNTVVNILIGGGAGAMPVLVGWAAVTGTVGFEALILFAIVFYWTPPHSWALALLVNTDYARADVPMMPVARGEEATRQQILLYSVQLLLVSVMPFLFGTLGGIYLVGAVVLGIGLVYMSVRLIRLKDKAIARATYKYSTSYLAFLFLLMIVDRILL
- a CDS encoding glutamine synthetase: MFDKSTILSTVESQSVDFIDLWFTDITGEVKSVTVPASRLPRVLDQGAHFDGSALDGFARVAESDMLLVPDLRTFRVLPWSSGGTTVARLICSVHTLSGDPFVGDPRTVLQSVTAEARDMGFTFETGMELEFYLFKTDGEGRPLLAATTDEASYFDMSGEASQAIRRAMIRVLAQMEIGVTSAHSEIGSGQHEIDLMHDEALVSADNLLTARVVLKHVAAEHGLHCTFMPRPRGDMPGSGMHTHQSLHAVDGGANAFADPGDQYGLSSIAKQFLAGQLLHAKAMCAVLAPLVNSYKRLGTSIEAPVHITWAHINRGALIRVPATSARLELRCPDPSANPYLASAVMLASGLDGLRQHAVLPAPLEESMVNVAAKRRQMPNILPRSLGEALDELEQDDIVLGALGPYVGDRYLEAKRQEYREYKRQVTRWEVERYITRY
- a CDS encoding PIG-L family deacetylase; this translates as MTDATVKRVLGVFAHPDDSGFFCGASLARWAALGAHVVIVVATSGGKGSADPTMTSDKLTAIREEEERKAVAELGAAEVVFLRHTDGELEPNLKLRREITRQIRRVKPDLVVSLDPTVFWWGTGGINHPDHRAIGEATLAAVFPTARDRLNFPELEVDEGLDVHKTPLVYISGTAEPNVIVDVTEYVRVKLAALKHHVSQIADYDAMVERITNRMLDPSAPPDQPRYIERFRVITIG